The Girardinichthys multiradiatus isolate DD_20200921_A chromosome Y, DD_fGirMul_XY1, whole genome shotgun sequence genome has a window encoding:
- the LOC124864826 gene encoding tetraspanin-9-like isoform X1 translates to MSVSRRCLCCVKYLMFIFNLIFWLGGCGLFGIGVWLSFTQAEFSSLLLSFPSLSAANLLLVAGGITMVIGFLGCLGALKEQRCLLCTFFVILLILVLTEVTLMLVLYYLQDKVEIHAKSNLKDGMKKYNSENELQKSWDNVQKMFKCCGVNNKTDWYEVLNRTLPSSCCPGAERETCKEWSEQGCYAKAKNWLSDNIRPVLVFGVCIGVVQILALVFSMQMYCQILYAEKNLD, encoded by the exons ATGTCTGTGTCTCGGAGGTGCTTGTGCTGCGTTAAATACTTGATGTTTATCTTCAATCTTATCTTCTGG CTGGGAGGATGCGGCTTGTTTGGCATCGGGGTCTGGCTATCCTTCACACAGGCCGAGTTCTCCTCTCTTCTATTGTCCTTCCCATCGCTCTCAGCTGCCAATCTGCTGCTGGTTGCTGGTGGTATCACTATGGTCATAGGATTCCTGGGTTGCCTTGGAGCTCTAAAGGAGCAGCGCTGTCTTTTGTGCACT TTCTTTGTAATCCTGTTGATCCTGGTCCTGACAGAGGTCACTTTGATGCTGGTTTTATACTACCTCCAGGACAAG GTGGAGATACATGCCAAGAGTAATTTAAAGGATGGTATGAAGAAATATAATTCAGAAAATGAGCTGCAAAAATCCTGGGACAATGTGCAGAAAATG TTCAAATGCTGTGGAGTGAACAACAAAACAGACTGGTATGAAGTGCTGAACAGAACGCTGCCCTCGTCCTGCTGCCCCGGTGCTGAGAGAGAGACGTGTAAAGAATGGAGTGAG CAGGGGTGCTATGCGAAGGCCAAAAACTGGTTGAGTGACAACATCCGCCCCGTCCTTGTGTTTGGCGTGTGCATTGGTGTTGTACAG ATCTTGGCCCtggtgttttccatgcagatgTATTGTCAAATTCTTTATGCTGAGAAGAACTTGGACTAA
- the LOC124864826 gene encoding tetraspanin-9-like isoform X2 yields the protein MSVSRRCLCCVKYLMFIFNLIFWLGGCGLFGIGVWLSFTQAEFSSLLLSFPSLSAANLLLVAGGITMVIGFLGCLGALKEQRCLLCTFFVILLILVLTEVTLMLVLYYLQDKVEIHAKSNLKDGMKKYNSENELQKSWDNVQKMFKCCGVNNKTDWYEVLNRTLPSSCCPGAERETCKEWSEGCYAKAKNWLSDNIRPVLVFGVCIGVVQILALVFSMQMYCQILYAEKNLD from the exons ATGTCTGTGTCTCGGAGGTGCTTGTGCTGCGTTAAATACTTGATGTTTATCTTCAATCTTATCTTCTGG CTGGGAGGATGCGGCTTGTTTGGCATCGGGGTCTGGCTATCCTTCACACAGGCCGAGTTCTCCTCTCTTCTATTGTCCTTCCCATCGCTCTCAGCTGCCAATCTGCTGCTGGTTGCTGGTGGTATCACTATGGTCATAGGATTCCTGGGTTGCCTTGGAGCTCTAAAGGAGCAGCGCTGTCTTTTGTGCACT TTCTTTGTAATCCTGTTGATCCTGGTCCTGACAGAGGTCACTTTGATGCTGGTTTTATACTACCTCCAGGACAAG GTGGAGATACATGCCAAGAGTAATTTAAAGGATGGTATGAAGAAATATAATTCAGAAAATGAGCTGCAAAAATCCTGGGACAATGTGCAGAAAATG TTCAAATGCTGTGGAGTGAACAACAAAACAGACTGGTATGAAGTGCTGAACAGAACGCTGCCCTCGTCCTGCTGCCCCGGTGCTGAGAGAGAGACGTGTAAAGAATGGAGTGAG GGGTGCTATGCGAAGGCCAAAAACTGGTTGAGTGACAACATCCGCCCCGTCCTTGTGTTTGGCGTGTGCATTGGTGTTGTACAG ATCTTGGCCCtggtgttttccatgcagatgTATTGTCAAATTCTTTATGCTGAGAAGAACTTGGACTAA